Proteins found in one Crassostrea angulata isolate pt1a10 chromosome 3, ASM2561291v2, whole genome shotgun sequence genomic segment:
- the LOC128178437 gene encoding TNF receptor-associated factor 3-like isoform X1, with protein MNYVLFILVIAGLVVIYTLMLTPQITPPSSLSSQTPPGHPEFVGVDSKYVCVLCNNVLQDAVQTQCGHRLCQPCVDTYLQDGQPRPCPYQEEFCEMLQADQILRDASARREIRQLPVYCSNKSRGCQKTLKWKELEKHLTECWFEPLPCPYKDWGCQEPVLRGSLTDHRQTCQYTPVNCQFCGEQVPKLSLETHKNETCNKIPIPCPFGCGIDPVPRNEMSTHQESCPKRPVVCKFASVGCTFQGPAEELELHERQNTEEHIQQATLKMADVDLYRIDIRKEVQELSVHRQDARQKVNDIKKEIQDIKNMLDDVRRQDRKRKIDMVDLTERIIRVEKQLEEVSKPEVQQRMTSDLNIARENVRKLKDRLDRLIAAEESGGGATAVGTVEIPDPFADLQQQTRQLGLQEARLSELDIRFQILETLNYEGVLIWKITNYRRRKQDAVSGTAVSIYSSPFFTSRYGYKMCSRAYLNGDGMGKGTHFSIFFVVMQGEYDALLSWPFRQKVTFMILDQNGNRRHLSDSFRPDPDSSSFKRPLAEMNIASGCPLFVSHSILESSDNYIKDDCLFVKVMVDTTGLNPI; from the exons atgaattatgtactttttattCTAGTAATTGCAGGATTGGTTGTCATATACACATTGATGTTGACCCCTCAGATCACTCCCCCGAGCAGTTTGTCGTCCCAGACCCCCCCTGGACACCCAGAGTTTGTAGGAGTTGACTCCAAGTACGTGTGTGTTCTGTGTAACAATGTTCTACAGGACGCCGTTCAGACCCAGTGCGGTCACCGTCTCTGTCAGCCATGTGTGGACACCTATCTCCAGGACGGACAACCTCGACCTTGCCCCTACCAGGAGGAATTCTGTGAGATGCTGCAGGCAGACCAG ATTCTTAGAGATGCCAGTGCACGAAGAGAGATTCGACAGCTTCCTGTTTACTGTTCCAATAAATCCAGAGGATGCCAGAAAACCCTCAAATGGAAAGAGCTGGAG AAACACTTGACTGAGTGTTGGTTTGAACCTCTCCCTTGTCCCTACAAAGATTGGGGGTGTCAGGAACCGGTCCTGCGGGGAAGTCTGACGGACCACCGACAGACCTGTCAGTACACTCCCGTCAACTGTCAGTTCTGTGGAGAACAGGTGCCCAAGTTATCACTCGAG acACATAAAAATGAAACCTGCAATAAAATTCCCATTCCTTGTCCATTTGGTTGTGGCATTGATCCAGTTCCAAGAAATGAG ATGTCCACTCATCAAGAGAGCTGTCCTAAGCGACCTGTAGTCTGTAAATTCGCCTCTGTGGGCTGTACATTTCAG GGACCAGCAGAAGAGTTGGAGCTTCACGAGAGACAGAACACTGAGGAACATATACAGCAGGCCACACTCAAAATGGCTGACGTTGACCTCTACAGGATAGACATTAGGAAAGAAGTCCAG GAATTAAGTGTCCATAGACAAGATGCTCGACAAAAGGTTAATGACATAAAGAAAGAGATACAGGATATAAAGAACATGCTAGATGACGTCAGGCGTCAGGATCGGAAAAGAAAA ATTGACATGGTAGACTTGACAGAAAGAATTATTCGTGTGGAAAAACAGTTGGAGGAAGTCTCCAAACCAGAGGTACAGCAGAGAATGACCAGCGATCTGAACATAGCACGGGAAAATGTTAGGAAACTTAAGGACCGCCTGGACAGACTAATAGCAGCAGAGGAATCAGGGGGAGGGGCCACAGCAGTTGGCACTGTCGAAATCCCAG ACCCTTTTGCCGACCTACAGCAACAGACCAGACAACTAGGTCTTCAGGAAGCTCGCCTCTCGGAGCTCGATATCCGATTCCAGATTCTAGAGACCTTAAACTATGAAGGTGTGTTAATCTGGAAAATCACAAACTACCGACGACGGAAACAGGATGCGGTGTCTGGAACAGCTGTTTCCATCTATAGCTCTCCGTTTTTTACCAGTCGTTACGGATACAAAATGTGTTCACGGGCTTATCTGAATGGTGATGGGATGGGAAAAGGCACACacttttctatattttttgttgtgatGCAGGGGGAGTACGATGCACTCCTGTCGTGGCCTTTCAGACAGAAAGTGACATTCATGATTCTGGACCAGAATGGAAACAGGAGACATTTGTCAGATTCTTTTAGACCGGACCCAGACAGTTCAAGCTTTAAGCGACCACTTGCTGAGATGAACATTGCCTCTGGATGTCCCCTGTTTGTCAGTCACTCTATCCTAGAATCTTCAGATAATTACATAAAAGATGACTGTCTTTTTGTTAAAGTGATGGTAGACACTACAGGACTTAATCCAATTTAA
- the LOC128178437 gene encoding TNF receptor-associated factor 3-like isoform X2 yields the protein MLTPQITPPSSLSSQTPPGHPEFVGVDSKYVCVLCNNVLQDAVQTQCGHRLCQPCVDTYLQDGQPRPCPYQEEFCEMLQADQILRDASARREIRQLPVYCSNKSRGCQKTLKWKELEKHLTECWFEPLPCPYKDWGCQEPVLRGSLTDHRQTCQYTPVNCQFCGEQVPKLSLETHKNETCNKIPIPCPFGCGIDPVPRNEMSTHQESCPKRPVVCKFASVGCTFQGPAEELELHERQNTEEHIQQATLKMADVDLYRIDIRKEVQELSVHRQDARQKVNDIKKEIQDIKNMLDDVRRQDRKRKIDMVDLTERIIRVEKQLEEVSKPEVQQRMTSDLNIARENVRKLKDRLDRLIAAEESGGGATAVGTVEIPDPFADLQQQTRQLGLQEARLSELDIRFQILETLNYEGVLIWKITNYRRRKQDAVSGTAVSIYSSPFFTSRYGYKMCSRAYLNGDGMGKGTHFSIFFVVMQGEYDALLSWPFRQKVTFMILDQNGNRRHLSDSFRPDPDSSSFKRPLAEMNIASGCPLFVSHSILESSDNYIKDDCLFVKVMVDTTGLNPI from the exons ATGTTGACCCCTCAGATCACTCCCCCGAGCAGTTTGTCGTCCCAGACCCCCCCTGGACACCCAGAGTTTGTAGGAGTTGACTCCAAGTACGTGTGTGTTCTGTGTAACAATGTTCTACAGGACGCCGTTCAGACCCAGTGCGGTCACCGTCTCTGTCAGCCATGTGTGGACACCTATCTCCAGGACGGACAACCTCGACCTTGCCCCTACCAGGAGGAATTCTGTGAGATGCTGCAGGCAGACCAG ATTCTTAGAGATGCCAGTGCACGAAGAGAGATTCGACAGCTTCCTGTTTACTGTTCCAATAAATCCAGAGGATGCCAGAAAACCCTCAAATGGAAAGAGCTGGAG AAACACTTGACTGAGTGTTGGTTTGAACCTCTCCCTTGTCCCTACAAAGATTGGGGGTGTCAGGAACCGGTCCTGCGGGGAAGTCTGACGGACCACCGACAGACCTGTCAGTACACTCCCGTCAACTGTCAGTTCTGTGGAGAACAGGTGCCCAAGTTATCACTCGAG acACATAAAAATGAAACCTGCAATAAAATTCCCATTCCTTGTCCATTTGGTTGTGGCATTGATCCAGTTCCAAGAAATGAG ATGTCCACTCATCAAGAGAGCTGTCCTAAGCGACCTGTAGTCTGTAAATTCGCCTCTGTGGGCTGTACATTTCAG GGACCAGCAGAAGAGTTGGAGCTTCACGAGAGACAGAACACTGAGGAACATATACAGCAGGCCACACTCAAAATGGCTGACGTTGACCTCTACAGGATAGACATTAGGAAAGAAGTCCAG GAATTAAGTGTCCATAGACAAGATGCTCGACAAAAGGTTAATGACATAAAGAAAGAGATACAGGATATAAAGAACATGCTAGATGACGTCAGGCGTCAGGATCGGAAAAGAAAA ATTGACATGGTAGACTTGACAGAAAGAATTATTCGTGTGGAAAAACAGTTGGAGGAAGTCTCCAAACCAGAGGTACAGCAGAGAATGACCAGCGATCTGAACATAGCACGGGAAAATGTTAGGAAACTTAAGGACCGCCTGGACAGACTAATAGCAGCAGAGGAATCAGGGGGAGGGGCCACAGCAGTTGGCACTGTCGAAATCCCAG ACCCTTTTGCCGACCTACAGCAACAGACCAGACAACTAGGTCTTCAGGAAGCTCGCCTCTCGGAGCTCGATATCCGATTCCAGATTCTAGAGACCTTAAACTATGAAGGTGTGTTAATCTGGAAAATCACAAACTACCGACGACGGAAACAGGATGCGGTGTCTGGAACAGCTGTTTCCATCTATAGCTCTCCGTTTTTTACCAGTCGTTACGGATACAAAATGTGTTCACGGGCTTATCTGAATGGTGATGGGATGGGAAAAGGCACACacttttctatattttttgttgtgatGCAGGGGGAGTACGATGCACTCCTGTCGTGGCCTTTCAGACAGAAAGTGACATTCATGATTCTGGACCAGAATGGAAACAGGAGACATTTGTCAGATTCTTTTAGACCGGACCCAGACAGTTCAAGCTTTAAGCGACCACTTGCTGAGATGAACATTGCCTCTGGATGTCCCCTGTTTGTCAGTCACTCTATCCTAGAATCTTCAGATAATTACATAAAAGATGACTGTCTTTTTGTTAAAGTGATGGTAGACACTACAGGACTTAATCCAATTTAA